The following proteins are co-located in the Solanum pennellii chromosome 8, SPENNV200 genome:
- the LOC107027491 gene encoding uncharacterized protein LOC107027491, with translation MSKPKKVRGYTTCKDIHARNLEERKEVTFDKGQAVGPTNKIVSQLSNFIGTIARNPRFISLMYTSWHVVPNDSKKRMGEYVNSEGKKWVMTGLRDAWRRHKQKIKKNFSDKNSTLEDMLAKCPDGIPHNQFRQMIEYWKHPTVQRAAKDNNEEPSKPETFIATRTKTGKEIQADTQIAIAELQNRQNSGKIADDAFRAVFGMKQPGRVRCYGRSLTTSSLNKDEEINNLKQKHADEITSLKEELREEMRHLFTHLLQNNPGLNFQDIPGCVGSNLASPIDASSAQAVRGTNLPFSSGSAQDSVLQKAMNTIRTTARRVGEGIPKAGATPQGNRIAP, from the exons ATGTCGAAACCAAAAAAAGTTCGAGGATATACAACATGTAAGGATATTCATGcaagaaatttggaagaaagaaaggaggtgACATTTGATAAAGGACAAGCGGTGGGACCAACTAATAAGATAGTGTCACAATTAAGCAACTTTATAGGAACAATTGCAAGGAATCCTAGATTCATCAGCTTGATGTACACTAGTTGGCATGTGGTGCCAAATGATAGTAAAAAGCGCATGGGGGAATACGTCAAT TCAGAAGGAAAGAAGTGGGTGATGACTGGTCTTCGTGATGCTTGGAGGCGACacaagcaaaaaattaaaaagaatttttctgATAAAAACAgtacccttgaggatatgctagcAAAATGTCCTGATGGCATTCCACATAATCAATTCCGCCAGATGATCGAGTATTGGAAACACCCAACTGTTCAA CGTGCAGCCAAAGACAACAACGAAGAACCATCAAAGCCTGAAACATTTATTGCAACTCGTACCAAGACGGGAAAGGAAATCCAGGCTGATACACAAATTGCAATA gCTGAACTTCAAAATCGCCAAAATTCTGGGAAAATAGCTGATGATGCATTTAGGGCAGTGTTTGGAATGAAGCAGCCTGGTCGAGTTAGGTGCTATGGTAGATCATTGACAACAAGTTCTTTGAATAAAGATGAGGAAATTAACAATCTAAAACAAAAGCATGCCGATGAAATCACTTCACTAAAGGAAGAATTGAGAGAAGAAATGCGACATTTGTTCACTCATTTGCTGCAAAACAACCCTGGATTGAATTTTCAAGATATACCAGGGTGTGTTGGATCTAACCTTGCTTCACCTATTGATGCAAGTAGTGCACAAGCTGTAAGAGGCACAAATCTTCCATTTTCTTCGGGATCAGCTCAAGATTCGgttcttcaaaag